In Carassius gibelio isolate Cgi1373 ecotype wild population from Czech Republic chromosome B4, carGib1.2-hapl.c, whole genome shotgun sequence, one DNA window encodes the following:
- the LOC127956841 gene encoding hemagglutinin/amebocyte aggregation factor-like isoform X2 has translation MRRVALFLLLTGLFASGQDWHNNYDEPLNFQCPPGQSISSISSYHNSYHDDRRWKFSCKPTFSWGTDCFLSPYVNDFDEMFSFECPPHHVIAGINSYHNNYHEDRR, from the exons ATGAGGAGAGTTGCTCTGTTTCTGCTACTGACTGGGCTGTTTGCCAGTGGACAAG ACTGGCATAACAACTATGATGAGCCTCTCAACTTTCAGTGCCCTCCAGGACAGTCAATATCCTCCATCAGCAG CTATCACAACAGTTATCATGATGACCGACGTTGGAAATTTAGCTGTAAACCCACCTTCAGCTGGGGTACAGACTGTTTCTTGTCACCTTATGTCAATGACTTTGACGAAATGTTCAGCTTCGAGTGTCCACCGCACCATGTGATCGCAGGAATAAACAGTTACCATAATAACTATCATGAGGACAGACGGTGA